One region of Triticum aestivum cultivar Chinese Spring chromosome 6B, IWGSC CS RefSeq v2.1, whole genome shotgun sequence genomic DNA includes:
- the LOC123136427 gene encoding uncharacterized protein isoform X1 has product MANDSCPKQEDNGDDRLSNLPEHILLTIIDRLDIREAARTSVLSGRWRHLPAMLSRLVINVWDFLDAFNCNNDEIVRGNEAVVKVTKSILARRDLSRNAIQFLCMTFFLREDDPISIGHAVAHAMATQKVEIAEFIIFTERDDTHCDDDDLVNYGRQFMLFFGACSNAFGGLTRLNLENLRFGESDIPNILNICKRLNHLRLFNCDSGNSTMLQVEHTQLIELAIVDCSFERVELSSLPKLTRIIFEGWISFQDPLSFGYVPLLDVVSLTNVGLSWHKMVRLSKFLRDTISVRQLQLGFKSEKIWVQPECLTGRMASVFDQMRFVNLANIPEGYDLTWTLFILKAAPILKELYLSVWDHLCIMETDAKERKSLSYSEDKGAQWESSATDFQHHSLATLVIFGFQARDYMMNYVKRAMQISVNLKDVFLYDRLTCDKCYGKLPKPSEFPPKWQQGCVKEIITKRINSSAIIHFHTVANSRDDHLDKMWFL; this is encoded by the exons ATGGCG AATGACAGTTGTCCGAAGCAGGAAGACAATGGAGATGACAGGCTCAGCAACTTGCCTGAACATATTTTGCTTACCATCATTGATCGACTTGATATCCGCGAGGCTGCAAGAACCAGTGTCCTTTCTGGCCGGTGGCGGCACCTCCCTGCTATGCTCTCTCGACTTGTGATAAATGTTTGGGACTTCTTAGACGCGTTCAATTGCAACAATGATGAAATTGTTCGGGGCAACGAAGCTGTGGTTAAAGTGACAAAGAGCATCCTGGCACGCAGAGATTTAAGCCGAAATGCCATCCAGTTTCTGTGCATGACGTTCTTCTTGAGAGAAGATGATCCAATATCCATTGGGCATGCTGTTGCTCACGCCATGGCAACCCAGAAGGTTGAGATAGCTGAGTTCATAATTTTCACGGAGAGGGATGATACCCACTGCGACGACGATGATCTTGTCAATTACGGGCGACAATTCATGCTATTCTTCGGTGCATGTTCCAATGCATTTGGTGGTCTCACACGTCTTAACCTAGAGAATTTGAGATTCGGGGAATCAGACATCCCTAACATCCTCAACATTTGCAAACGGTTAAATCATCTACGCCTGTTCAATTGTGACTCAGGAAATTCGACCATGTTGCAAGTTGAGCACACACAACTCATTGAGCTTGCTATTGTTGATTGTTCTTTTGAAAGAGTTGAGCTCAGCTCACTTCCGAAACTCACACGGATCATCTTTGAGGGTTGGATCTCTTTCCAAGATCCACTATCTTTTGGTTATGTCCCGTTGCTTGATGTTGTAAGCCTCACAAATGTTGGCCTTAGTTGGCACAAGATGGTCAGGTTAAGTAAGTTTCTTCGGGATACTATCTCTGTGAGACAGTTGCAGCTGGGATTTAAGTCCGAAAAG ATTTGGGTTCAACCAGAATGTCTGACGGGAAGGATGGCATCCGTGTTTGACCAAATGCGGTTTGTGAATCTAGCTAATATTCCTGAGGGGTATGATCTCACCTGGACATTGTTCATTCTTAAAGCTGCGCCAATCCTGAAGGAGCTATACTTGAGT GTATGGGATCATCTGTGTATAATGGAAACAGATGCAAAGGAGAGGAAGTCACTCTCGTATAGTGAGGATAAAGGTGCACAGTGGGAATCATCTGCAACTGATTTCCAGCATCACAGTCTGGCCACGCTCGTCATCTTCGGGTTTCAAGCTCGAGACTACATGATGAACTATGTCAAGCGTGCCATGCAAATATCGGTCAATCTAAAGGATGTGTTCTTGTATGATCGGTTGACATGTGACAAGTGCTACGGCAAGCTTCCAAAGCCGTCGGAGTTTCCGCCTAAGTGGCAGCAAGGCTGTGTGAAGGAGATAATCACCAAGAGGATCAATTCGTCTGCCATAATTCACTTCCATACCGTCGCCAATTCAAGGGATGATCATCTCGACAAAATGTGGTTCCTGTAG
- the LOC123136427 gene encoding uncharacterized protein isoform X2: protein MQNDSCPKQEDNGDDRLSNLPEHILLTIIDRLDIREAARTSVLSGRWRHLPAMLSRLVINVWDFLDAFNCNNDEIVRGNEAVVKVTKSILARRDLSRNAIQFLCMTFFLREDDPISIGHAVAHAMATQKVEIAEFIIFTERDDTHCDDDDLVNYGRQFMLFFGACSNAFGGLTRLNLENLRFGESDIPNILNICKRLNHLRLFNCDSGNSTMLQVEHTQLIELAIVDCSFERVELSSLPKLTRIIFEGWISFQDPLSFGYVPLLDVVSLTNVGLSWHKMVRLSKFLRDTISVRQLQLGFKSEKIWVQPECLTGRMASVFDQMRFVNLANIPEGYDLTWTLFILKAAPILKELYLSVWDHLCIMETDAKERKSLSYSEDKGAQWESSATDFQHHSLATLVIFGFQARDYMMNYVKRAMQISVNLKDVFLYDRLTCDKCYGKLPKPSEFPPKWQQGCVKEIITKRINSSAIIHFHTVANSRDDHLDKMWFL, encoded by the exons ATGCAGAATGACAGTTGTCCGAAGCAGGAAGACAATGGAGATGACAGGCTCAGCAACTTGCCTGAACATATTTTGCTTACCATCATTGATCGACTTGATATCCGCGAGGCTGCAAGAACCAGTGTCCTTTCTGGCCGGTGGCGGCACCTCCCTGCTATGCTCTCTCGACTTGTGATAAATGTTTGGGACTTCTTAGACGCGTTCAATTGCAACAATGATGAAATTGTTCGGGGCAACGAAGCTGTGGTTAAAGTGACAAAGAGCATCCTGGCACGCAGAGATTTAAGCCGAAATGCCATCCAGTTTCTGTGCATGACGTTCTTCTTGAGAGAAGATGATCCAATATCCATTGGGCATGCTGTTGCTCACGCCATGGCAACCCAGAAGGTTGAGATAGCTGAGTTCATAATTTTCACGGAGAGGGATGATACCCACTGCGACGACGATGATCTTGTCAATTACGGGCGACAATTCATGCTATTCTTCGGTGCATGTTCCAATGCATTTGGTGGTCTCACACGTCTTAACCTAGAGAATTTGAGATTCGGGGAATCAGACATCCCTAACATCCTCAACATTTGCAAACGGTTAAATCATCTACGCCTGTTCAATTGTGACTCAGGAAATTCGACCATGTTGCAAGTTGAGCACACACAACTCATTGAGCTTGCTATTGTTGATTGTTCTTTTGAAAGAGTTGAGCTCAGCTCACTTCCGAAACTCACACGGATCATCTTTGAGGGTTGGATCTCTTTCCAAGATCCACTATCTTTTGGTTATGTCCCGTTGCTTGATGTTGTAAGCCTCACAAATGTTGGCCTTAGTTGGCACAAGATGGTCAGGTTAAGTAAGTTTCTTCGGGATACTATCTCTGTGAGACAGTTGCAGCTGGGATTTAAGTCCGAAAAG ATTTGGGTTCAACCAGAATGTCTGACGGGAAGGATGGCATCCGTGTTTGACCAAATGCGGTTTGTGAATCTAGCTAATATTCCTGAGGGGTATGATCTCACCTGGACATTGTTCATTCTTAAAGCTGCGCCAATCCTGAAGGAGCTATACTTGAGT GTATGGGATCATCTGTGTATAATGGAAACAGATGCAAAGGAGAGGAAGTCACTCTCGTATAGTGAGGATAAAGGTGCACAGTGGGAATCATCTGCAACTGATTTCCAGCATCACAGTCTGGCCACGCTCGTCATCTTCGGGTTTCAAGCTCGAGACTACATGATGAACTATGTCAAGCGTGCCATGCAAATATCGGTCAATCTAAAGGATGTGTTCTTGTATGATCGGTTGACATGTGACAAGTGCTACGGCAAGCTTCCAAAGCCGTCGGAGTTTCCGCCTAAGTGGCAGCAAGGCTGTGTGAAGGAGATAATCACCAAGAGGATCAATTCGTCTGCCATAATTCACTTCCATACCGTCGCCAATTCAAGGGATGATCATCTCGACAAAATGTGGTTCCTGTAG